One Clostridium novyi NT genomic window carries:
- a CDS encoding YgiQ family radical SAM protein, translating into MKLNKEFLPICKKDLENKNIDQLDFIIITGDAYVDHPSFGTAIIGRVLESQGFTVGVISQPNWHDVEDFRKLGKPKYAFLINSGNMDSMVNHYTAAKKKRHNDLFSPGGESGHRPDRAIIVYCNKAREAYKGVPIIIGGIEASLRRFVHYDYWDNKLRRSLLLDSKADLLIYGMGEKTVVQIADLLKYGMNIKNITNVQGTVYTTNTLDNVDNYIEVPSYEECVNSKKAYAESYKLEYYEQDSINGKNIVQKHGNRYIVQNKPQDTLTETEMDEVYNLPYARTYHPIYEEKGGIPAINEVKFSITSHRGCYGGCSFCALNFHQGRTIQNRSQQSVIDEAKLLTTFEDFKGYIHDIGGPTANFRHKACEKQKKHGVCKNKQCLFPTPCKNLKVDHSEYLDLLRKVRKLPKIKKVFIRSGIRFDYLIADKKDTFFKELCEHHISGQLKVAPEHINDTVLSAMGKPKNEVYEKFEAKYKAINERLGKKQFLVPYLISSHPGSDLNIAIELACYIKHMGHSPEQVQDFYPTPGSLSTTMYYTEINPLTGEHIYVPKTFEEKSMQRALLQFSKPENYNLVKKALIKAGREDLIGFGKDCLIPPRPMKSKNKKSNSKGKSSNKRTKKSGR; encoded by the coding sequence ATGAAATTAAATAAAGAATTTTTACCTATTTGTAAAAAAGACTTAGAAAATAAAAATATAGATCAATTAGATTTTATCATAATAACTGGGGATGCATATGTTGATCACCCTTCCTTTGGTACTGCAATAATAGGGCGTGTTTTAGAAAGCCAAGGTTTTACTGTAGGGGTTATATCTCAACCTAACTGGCACGATGTAGAGGATTTTAGAAAACTCGGAAAACCTAAATATGCTTTTTTAATTAACTCTGGAAACATGGACTCTATGGTAAATCACTATACTGCCGCTAAAAAGAAAAGACATAATGATTTATTCTCTCCAGGAGGCGAAAGTGGCCATAGACCAGATAGAGCTATAATTGTTTATTGTAATAAAGCCCGTGAAGCTTACAAAGGAGTTCCTATAATTATAGGTGGTATCGAGGCAAGTCTTAGAAGATTTGTTCACTATGATTATTGGGACAACAAACTTAGACGTAGCCTTCTTTTAGATTCTAAAGCAGATTTATTGATATATGGAATGGGCGAAAAAACAGTAGTTCAAATTGCTGACTTACTTAAATACGGAATGAATATAAAAAATATAACAAATGTTCAAGGTACTGTTTATACAACAAATACTTTAGACAATGTTGATAATTATATAGAAGTTCCTTCATATGAGGAATGTGTTAACAGCAAAAAAGCATATGCTGAAAGCTATAAATTAGAATACTATGAACAAGATAGTATTAACGGAAAAAATATAGTTCAAAAACATGGCAATAGATATATTGTTCAAAATAAACCACAAGACACTTTAACTGAAACTGAAATGGATGAAGTTTATAATCTTCCTTATGCAAGAACTTATCATCCTATCTATGAAGAAAAAGGTGGAATACCTGCTATTAACGAGGTTAAGTTCTCAATTACTAGTCATAGAGGATGTTATGGTGGATGTTCTTTCTGTGCTTTAAACTTCCATCAAGGTAGAACAATCCAAAATAGAAGTCAACAATCTGTAATTGATGAAGCTAAACTACTTACAACTTTTGAAGACTTTAAAGGATATATACATGATATAGGTGGTCCTACAGCAAACTTTAGACACAAAGCTTGTGAAAAACAGAAAAAACACGGAGTATGTAAAAACAAACAATGTCTTTTCCCAACTCCATGTAAAAACTTAAAAGTAGACCACAGCGAATATTTAGATTTATTAAGAAAAGTTAGAAAGCTACCTAAAATTAAAAAAGTATTTATAAGATCTGGTATAAGATTTGATTACTTAATTGCAGACAAAAAGGATACTTTCTTTAAAGAATTATGTGAACATCACATAAGTGGTCAATTAAAGGTTGCCCCTGAACACATAAACGATACTGTTCTTAGTGCTATGGGAAAACCTAAAAATGAGGTTTATGAAAAATTTGAAGCTAAATATAAAGCTATAAATGAAAGACTTGGTAAAAAACAATTTTTAGTTCCATACCTTATATCAAGTCACCCTGGTAGTGATCTTAATATAGCAATCGAACTTGCATGTTATATAAAACATATGGGACATAGCCCAGAACAAGTACAAGATTTTTATCCTACTCCAGGAAGTTTATCTACTACTATGTACTATACAGAAATAAACCCTTTAACTGGAGAACATATTTATGTTCCTAAAACTTTTGAAGAAAAGTCTATGCAAAGAGCATTACTTCAATTTTCAAAACCTGAAAATTATAATTTAGTAAAAAAAGCTCTTATAAAAGCTGGTAGAGAAGATTTAATAGGATTCGGTAAAGACTGTCTTATACCACCAAGACCAATGAAAAGTAAAAATAAAAAATCAAATTCCAAAGGTAAATCTTCTAATAAAAGAACAAAGAAGTCAGGGAGATAA
- a CDS encoding magnesium transporter gives MNKLNSFYLSQALHKSIYDEYNDCIGRLVDIYVTAGDGYPKAIGYKVKKGGEIYNYEFRSVQVYEDNGKIIIRVRGVKDIIPRAYSYLLSKQLLDKQIVDINGKKVVRVNDLIMANITFDIRVIAVETGFLALSRRYGIDSLVKVFYKILKKPIYDKTIMWDDVESLEMIDDSLKISVPYKKISELHPADIADILEEVDLKYRNKIFESLDEHLAADTLEEIEPEIQADILETMNQSKASRILNNMSNDEIADILEEVDEEMAEKLLMTLESDDEEKVRDLMRYEEETVGSVMNTDFVSFNVNITASETIELLKEISPEEKISHYIYITDEKGKLQGVVSLRQLVFCDANKKIKDIMKTEIIKLKDDENIDKAIKKFIKYDLITIPVIDAEEKLQGIVIINDIFEEFLGEKIKRKTKKAS, from the coding sequence ATGAATAAACTTAATAGTTTTTATTTAAGTCAAGCACTCCATAAAAGTATTTATGACGAATATAATGATTGCATAGGAAGACTAGTCGATATATATGTTACTGCTGGAGATGGATATCCTAAAGCAATAGGATATAAAGTTAAAAAAGGTGGAGAAATTTATAATTATGAATTCAGAAGTGTTCAGGTTTATGAGGACAATGGAAAAATAATTATAAGAGTTAGGGGAGTAAAAGATATAATTCCTAGAGCGTATTCATACCTTTTATCAAAACAATTGCTAGATAAACAAATAGTAGATATAAATGGCAAGAAGGTTGTTAGGGTTAATGATCTTATAATGGCTAATATTACTTTTGATATTAGAGTTATAGCTGTTGAAACTGGTTTTTTAGCATTGAGCAGGAGATATGGCATAGATTCATTAGTAAAAGTTTTTTATAAAATTTTAAAAAAGCCTATTTATGATAAAACTATAATGTGGGATGATGTTGAATCTTTAGAAATGATAGATGATAGTTTAAAGATTTCAGTTCCTTACAAAAAGATATCTGAATTGCATCCAGCGGATATTGCGGATATATTAGAAGAAGTTGATTTAAAGTATAGAAATAAAATATTTGAAAGCTTAGATGAACATTTAGCCGCTGATACTTTGGAAGAAATTGAGCCAGAGATTCAGGCAGATATATTAGAAACTATGAATCAAAGTAAGGCTTCTAGAATTTTAAATAATATGTCCAATGATGAAATAGCAGATATATTAGAAGAAGTTGATGAGGAAATGGCAGAAAAGCTTCTTATGACCCTTGAAAGTGATGATGAAGAAAAAGTAAGAGATCTTATGAGATATGAAGAAGAAACAGTAGGTAGTGTTATGAATACTGATTTTGTTTCTTTTAACGTAAATATTACGGCATCAGAAACTATTGAACTTTTAAAAGAAATATCACCAGAAGAGAAGATAAGTCATTATATATATATAACAGATGAAAAAGGTAAGTTGCAAGGTGTTGTATCATTAAGACAACTTGTTTTTTGTGATGCAAATAAAAAGATAAAAGATATAATGAAAACAGAAATTATAAAGTTAAAAGATGATGAAAATATAGATAAAGCTATTAAAAAATTTATTAAGTATGATCTTATAACAATTCCAGTAATTGATGCGGAAGAAAAACTACAAGGTATAGTTATAATAAATGATATATTTGAAGAATTTTTAGGAGAAAAGATAAAAAGAAAAACAAAAAAAGCTAGTTAA
- the sleB gene encoding spore cortex-lytic enzyme: MKNKLDWKRVSVLIILMLFSYASIPQQVIPYFNSMKTSVYKYGSKNNIVTEIQRRLKAWDYYEGALDGKYGYETYLAVKDFQRKNGLTVDGIVGDSTLSALGINDGTGGGTSKVSSNTSNTSTTNNSDVMLLARLINGEARGEPYEGQVAVGAVVLNRTRDARFPSSIAGVIYQPGAFTAIVDGQINAEIQQSSIKAARDALNGWDPSDGAVYYFNPDTATSGWIWSRPLIKIIGKHRFCS, from the coding sequence ATGAAAAATAAGTTAGATTGGAAAAGAGTATCTGTATTAATAATACTAATGCTATTTTCATATGCAAGTATTCCTCAACAGGTAATTCCATATTTTAATAGTATGAAAACTTCTGTGTATAAATATGGTTCAAAGAATAATATTGTAACGGAAATACAAAGAAGATTAAAGGCATGGGATTATTATGAAGGAGCACTTGATGGAAAATATGGATATGAAACATATTTGGCAGTAAAGGATTTTCAAAGAAAAAATGGTCTTACAGTAGACGGAATAGTAGGTGATTCTACACTATCTGCACTTGGCATAAATGATGGAACAGGTGGGGGGACATCAAAAGTATCTTCAAATACTTCAAACACCTCAACAACTAATAATTCAGATGTGATGTTACTTGCAAGATTAATAAATGGTGAAGCAAGAGGAGAGCCATATGAAGGGCAAGTGGCAGTAGGAGCAGTAGTATTAAATAGAACTAGAGATGCTAGATTTCCTTCAAGCATTGCAGGAGTAATATATCAACCAGGAGCATTTACTGCTATTGTTGATGGACAAATAAATGCAGAAATACAGCAAAGTTCAATTAAAGCAGCAAGAGATGCATTAAATGGATGGGATCCATCAGATGGAGCAGTATATTATTTTAATCCTGATACAGCAACTAGTGGATGGATTTGGTCCAGACCTCTTATAAAAATAATAGGAAAGCACAGATTCTGTAGTTAG
- the epsC gene encoding serine O-acetyltransferase EpsC gives MFKFFKTLKYDIDNVLENDPAARNRVEVFLLYPCINALIHYRIAHFFYSKKCFFIARLISQFARFLTGIEIHPGAKIGKGLFIDHGMGVVIGETAEVGDNVTLYHGVTLGGTGKDKGKRHPTLGNNILVGSGAKILGPINIGDNSKVGANSVVLKDIPEGSTVVGIPGKVVYPKPKPAEVIKVDRFNRKEEAYELQRKNNNVL, from the coding sequence ATGTTTAAATTTTTTAAGACTTTAAAATATGATATAGATAATGTTTTAGAAAATGATCCAGCAGCAAGAAATAGGGTGGAAGTATTTCTATTATATCCATGTATCAATGCATTAATCCACTATAGAATAGCACATTTTTTTTACAGTAAAAAATGCTTTTTTATAGCTAGACTTATTTCGCAATTTGCAAGATTCCTTACAGGAATAGAAATACATCCAGGGGCTAAAATAGGAAAGGGACTATTTATTGATCACGGAATGGGAGTAGTAATAGGGGAAACAGCGGAAGTTGGAGACAATGTAACTTTATACCATGGAGTAACACTTGGTGGTACTGGTAAAGATAAAGGTAAAAGACATCCTACTCTTGGCAATAATATTCTTGTAGGTTCTGGGGCTAAAATACTTGGTCCTATAAATATAGGAGATAATTCTAAAGTAGGTGCAAATTCTGTAGTTTTAAAGGATATACCAGAAGGTTCAACAGTAGTTGGAATTCCAGGAAAAGTAGTATATCCAAAACCTAAGCCTGCTGAAGTTATAAAAGTTGATAGATTTAATAGGAAAGAAGAAGCGTATGAATTACAAAGAAAAAATAACAACGTATTGTAA
- the queG gene encoding tRNA epoxyqueuosine(34) reductase QueG — protein MNYKEKITTYCNKLGLDLIGFTKCRVFDELREKYKNRKEKNLQNEFEEDDIEKRINPFIYMENGKTIISIAFPYMYEKVQYSKIYFSKYTLGKDYHEVVEYYLKQICDYIKSIGGEAISFVDSNSLPERYIAYLSGIGFIGKNNMLISKKYGSYIFLGEIITDLKIESDEPIKNRCGECDLCIKACPTGAICKSGENNSNICLSYITQKKDIEEYWFEKFKGRMFGCDTCQNVCPYNKEAEKSNIDEFKPLDFMKDIDIDYIINMGKKEFNDKYKLTSCGWRGKNIIQRNLLINMYYFNILNDKDEIKFTSPYVQNYYNKLLKNLKI, from the coding sequence ATGAATTACAAAGAAAAAATAACAACGTATTGTAATAAATTAGGGTTAGACTTAATTGGATTTACAAAATGTAGAGTTTTTGATGAGTTAAGAGAAAAATATAAAAATAGAAAAGAAAAAAATCTTCAAAATGAATTTGAAGAAGATGATATAGAAAAAAGAATAAATCCATTTATTTATATGGAAAATGGAAAAACAATAATATCTATTGCTTTTCCTTATATGTATGAAAAAGTTCAGTATTCAAAAATATATTTTTCTAAGTATACACTAGGTAAAGATTATCATGAAGTTGTTGAGTATTATCTAAAACAAATATGTGATTATATAAAGAGTATTGGTGGAGAAGCTATTTCTTTTGTAGATAGTAATTCTCTACCTGAAAGATATATTGCTTATTTAAGTGGAATAGGTTTTATAGGAAAAAATAATATGCTTATTAGCAAGAAATATGGCTCTTATATATTTTTAGGAGAGATAATAACAGACTTAAAAATAGAAAGCGATGAGCCCATTAAAAATAGATGCGGAGAATGTGATCTATGTATAAAAGCTTGTCCCACAGGAGCTATATGTAAATCAGGAGAAAATAATTCTAATATATGTTTATCATATATAACTCAAAAGAAGGATATAGAAGAATATTGGTTTGAAAAATTTAAAGGGAGAATGTTTGGATGTGACACTTGTCAAAATGTATGTCCTTACAACAAAGAGGCTGAAAAATCAAATATAGATGAGTTTAAACCCTTAGATTTTATGAAGGATATAGATATAGACTATATTATTAACATGGGAAAAAAAGAATTTAATGATAAGTATAAATTAACGTCCTGTGGATGGAGAGGAAAAAATATTATTCAGAGAAATTTACTAATTAATATGTATTATTTTAATATTTTAAATGATAAAGATGAAATAAAGTTTACTTCTCCATATGTTCAAAATTATTACAATAAACTTTTGAAAAATTTAAAGATATGA
- a CDS encoding lysophospholipid acyltransferase family protein: MISPSMAKFIGLLPKKLVSFLANRIINGYVSKYANIKVENLENLNNVSTPVVFICNHLSNSDGLVLNRVLKDFDVTFVAGVKLSDNSLTKLGIDVVKTTPLHPNSPDKEGLKRIINIANEGKNVLIFPEGTRSRTGKMIKGKKGIVLIAKKCNIPIVPIGITGTEKLLPINMEGKMEQEKFHHADINVKIGEQFTLPPRLEGESKKEYDERAMEMIMNNIAELLPDEYKGEYL, from the coding sequence ATGATATCTCCATCCATGGCGAAATTTATAGGATTATTACCTAAAAAGTTAGTTAGTTTTTTAGCGAATAGGATAATAAATGGATATGTAAGTAAGTATGCCAATATAAAGGTTGAAAATTTAGAAAACTTAAACAATGTATCTACACCAGTAGTTTTTATATGTAATCATCTTAGTAACTCAGATGGATTAGTTTTAAATAGAGTTTTAAAAGATTTTGATGTTACTTTTGTAGCTGGTGTAAAGCTTAGTGATAATTCACTTACTAAGCTTGGAATTGATGTGGTGAAAACAACACCACTTCATCCAAATTCTCCAGATAAAGAAGGGTTAAAAAGAATTATAAACATAGCTAATGAGGGTAAAAATGTTTTGATTTTTCCTGAAGGAACTAGAAGTAGAACTGGAAAAATGATAAAGGGTAAAAAAGGAATAGTATTAATTGCAAAAAAATGCAATATTCCTATTGTTCCAATTGGTATTACAGGTACAGAAAAGCTTTTACCTATTAACATGGAAGGAAAAATGGAACAAGAAAAATTCCACCATGCAGACATAAATGTTAAAATAGGAGAGCAATTTACCCTTCCACCTAGATTAGAAGGTGAATCTAAGAAAGAATATGATGAAAGAGCTATGGAAATGATTATGAATAATATAGCTGAGTTGTTGCCAGATGAATATAAGGGAGAATACTTATAA
- the nth gene encoding endonuclease III: MKKENIENVINVLEHTYKGAKCGLNFKNPYELLIATMLSAQCTDERVNVVTEELFKKYNSAEAMVTLTQEEIGEKIKSCGLYKNKSKNILAASQDILNKFNGKVPNTMEDLVSLPGVGRKTANVVLSNAFGIPAIAVDTHVFRVSNRIGIAKGKNVDIVEKELMKNIPKEKWSDTHHYLIWHGRKICKARKPQCDQCPVAPYCEYII, from the coding sequence ATGAAAAAAGAAAACATAGAAAATGTAATAAATGTTTTAGAACATACTTATAAAGGTGCAAAGTGTGGATTAAATTTTAAAAATCCATATGAGCTATTAATAGCAACTATGCTTTCAGCACAGTGTACTGACGAAAGAGTAAATGTTGTTACGGAAGAATTGTTTAAAAAGTATAATTCAGCTGAAGCTATGGTTACATTAACTCAGGAAGAAATAGGAGAAAAGATAAAAAGTTGTGGATTATATAAAAATAAAAGCAAGAATATATTAGCTGCATCACAGGATATTTTAAATAAGTTTAATGGAAAAGTTCCAAATACCATGGAAGATTTAGTTTCCCTTCCTGGAGTAGGACGTAAAACAGCTAATGTAGTTCTTTCAAATGCTTTTGGAATACCTGCCATTGCAGTGGATACACATGTGTTTCGGGTATCTAATAGAATAGGAATAGCTAAAGGAAAAAATGTGGATATAGTAGAAAAGGAACTTATGAAGAATATTCCTAAAGAAAAGTGGAGTGATACTCATCACTACTTAATATGGCATGGGAGAAAAATATGTAAGGCTAGAAAACCACAATGTGACCAATGTCCTGTGGCACCATATTGTGAATATATAATATAA